TTTTTTTATCGGATTGTTATCGATACAATAAGtaatgtagtatttttaaaatttatattttgatttgggATTGCGGTCACTCTGTACTTTGTAGACAGAAGCTCTTTAAAAAGGTAAGCATTGTTGACGATAAGCATAGAAAAGGTTTGCCCCGCTTGTGCCATTGCCTCAGTTTCCTTCATCAGTTCATCGGGTTCAACGATTCTCAGCAGTCAGAGCAGAAACTTGGTTTGGCGGAAATGCTATACGAGTACATTGCCTATCCAATAAACCCAAATGCTTCTCAAAATTCTAAAACTTTCAGCGCAGATGggagcaaagcaaacaattctTTTGCCAATTCTTTTTAATGTGAAACTGGTCATTTACAAAATGTACTGCAAAATCGACAATGCGAACATCTGTGCAAGCGCAGACAAAGCTCCAAGTATTCAATTCGAAAAAGTCCAAAGGCGTTCGCACAGAGCGGTTACCTCCAAACTATTTGCGAGTTCATATCGTGGGCATCCATTCAAATATGCTCAGTACCCGAACTCGTCTTCATAATCACAGAGGATTTCATTCAGAAGAAATCCGAAGGAATTTCCCCGCATGGAAATGTATCAGTCAGTCAATTGCATGATGACAACCCTACAACATCGATACGCTTATTATCGATAGCTGCACACTACAATCGCATGCGGTTGCttttagtaaaaatataaatagttatttaatacAGTTTTGCGTACAAAAAATGTTTCGACGTTTATCCCTAATTGGCATTCAAAATGTTAAGATTCAATTTAACCAATGTGACATACGCGGCATGGCCGGCCATTCAAAATGGGcgaatataaaacatataaagGCCCAAAAAGACGGACAGCGAGCAGCGTTGTTCACAAAGATCTCCAGGCAAATTCGTTTAGCAGTTCAAGAGGGCAAATCGGCGGATCCGGCTGTTAACTCTCTACTGCGGTCGGAAATAGATCATGCTCTAAAGAAAAACATGCCTATTGGAACCATACAAAACACGATCAAAAAGTGCCAGGGTAACAAGGCGCAGTTGAGGAAACATCGACTGGATATACGATTCAAGAgaaacgtatacttaatatgcagCATTTATACCGACAATATTGCCCAAGTTAAGATGGACTCAACGGCAATGATCAAGAAATCTGGGTAAGTTTAAATTCTTACGAAAGCAATACTACAAGAAACAACATTTAATCACACCCCAAGAACAAATTATTTTCAGCGGTGTTCTCGTTGATGTTGGTCATATGTTTGAAGATTTTGGGCTAATTGAGACAAGATATGATAGTTCAACCGCCGAAAACTTGGAGGAAAAGGCCACTGAGGACGCTATTCAATTTGGCGCAGAagaagttgaagttgttgatGCCAAGTCTGGATTAGTTAATGTAAGTACTTTAGATAACCGTTCAAAGAGTTTATTTATGAATGATTTCGTTTCTTCCATATTCAGTTCATCTGTACTCCAGCTCATCTAACTGGACTCAGCAAAACGTTGTCTCAGAATGGTTATTCTATTGAAAATAGCGAACATATGTTTACACCAAATGTAACAGAGACCTTATCTTGTAGTATTtacaaattacttaaattacTTTCGTTGTAGAACCTCATACAATTGGCAGTGGATGATCAAAAGGCGTATGATGTATTCCTGCAAAAGCTAAGAGATGTGCCGGGCATGGAGGATATATACGACAATGTGGAGTAATGATTGATGGctaaattcaaatacattgttgtttattgtacATTCATAATTgctataattcaaattacatGTGTTGAGAAGTGATGATGCctgtataataaattttaaaactatttcaattatGTGTTGTCGTGATCCTACTGCTAGTTGAACAAAATTTACTCTACAAAATCTTTGTCAAATGCTGTTAACAAGGCGGTAAAGTTGTAAATTGGTTACTAAAGTTGAAATTCTAATGCGTAGATCCAGCcatctataaaataaataatatacgaTAAGAGTTTACTATTTAAAGAATGTTATTTAAAGTTTGTCTGCTACTTACAGTTAGTGGAATTCATCTTTAGTAGCCATTCATCGTCATTCTCGTCCATCTAGGGAACTGGGTGTGTGTTCGACTTTTATATTTGgtcacaaaaatataattttatcatttaaaattagcaGACAATGTTATACATATAGAATCTAATTTactgaatttgttttgtttctcaTAGCGTTTGCTTATGTCATTTCAACAGgatattcaataaatacagaaatacttttaaattatagatAATTGCTTTAAAGAAACCATCAAAACATTCCCTCAATGacttaataaaagaaatatactaagtaattataaaatattatataattatttgtttgtaattgtaaCAATTGCTGCAATATGCAACCATGCAAACATGCCAGAGTTTACAATTTCGGATTGTCGAAGAGAGGACCTCGAGTAACCGTTATGTCAGCATAGGGCACCGACTGTGTAATGTGTAACGCCTTGAATTTCTTTAGGACAAGCAGCGAGTAGAACTTTTGGGCGGCCTGTTTCCTTGAGTTCCGAACTGTTAACTGGGATAGACTCAGGTGATCGTTGTTGTTAAAATGTACTCTGACATCGAGGAAGAGTTGAGCAGCCCTCTTATTCAGCACTCGCTCCTCGAACTGTTCATCGGTTTCGTTTTCCATTTGCTCATCTGCCGGCGCATTTTGCAGTCCGACCGATGGTGGGAAATCATAATCATTCCAATCCGTCGATATTTCACATGTCTTATTGAAGTTATTCACGTCGCTGATAGGTCTTTCTTCGGTTTCGTTAAGTATCGAACTGACTTGATCGGGCGGCAGATTTGGTATGCAATCGATGTCACCTATTCCGCCATGGTGGGGTGTTAATTGTCCATGATCCAAGCCGGCGGGAGTCATATCGCCATGATGGAAATCATCGCCCATATCATGATGACCATCGCGCGGCGTCAATGGTAGTTCATTAAGGTTAGAGAAGTTCTCCAGTTCATTGAGTGTTAACAGAGCCGGACTGCGCATATCATCGAAAATGGTAGCGTCATTCTGTGGCGCAATGCTGTCCTGTTCCTTAGCTCCAATGTCCAAAGAAACTGTTGACAAAGCCAGCGATTTCTCTTGCTCACGAATCAACTCAGGAGCGGCCAGGCTCTGTGTCAGTGTTGTGTCCGCTGCCAGCTCAGCAATGGGATTGGCTGAAGCATCATTCTTACGCTTACGTCCCTTCTTATTCACTATGATGAGTGAGCTCTCGCCTTCGTGAGCATACAGCTCCAGGGCCAGCACATCCATGGGGGCAATGTTCGAGAAATCCTCCAGGGGTGTCGAGTGCGACAACAATTGTCGGTTGTAGTTATTTAGCAGAACTCGGGCGGGAATGGTGCGGGATGGCAGAGCGAATAGCTTCTCCACACCGCCAGTCTCTTTCCAGTACATTAAACGCTTCGTTGGCGGTGCCAGATCCAATGTGGTGAGTATATCAGAAGTGTCCGCCAGTTGAGCCTTCATCTCCTCGCCCGAGATATTCTTAATTTCATCAATAATCAGTTTGCGCTTGCGCTTGGCCTTGGTGGTGCCTCTGTAAGTGGTAGCATCGATGGGTGCGAGGGCAAATCCCTCGTCATCATTCTGCACCAACGTTAAATCGTTTAATGTGGTATCTGCTCCACAGGCATTGACATCCTCATTGAAACTGTGATCCTTTGCCTGATTGAAATTATCCTCTTTGTCGTCCACCACGGAGTTGGCCAACGAGGATGCGGGCGAGGGAGCATTATTAAAGTTATCGATACCATCGTCATCGTCCGAGTAGTCGGGTGGATTGTTCACTTCGTCCACATCCTTGTTGATACTCGTTGTCGTTTGCGGTGGCTCTCCAAAAAGATCATCCTCAAACAATGCGGGCTGTCCAAAGGAATCTCCAAAGCCGTCGCCATCGAGCCGATCACTGGGCAACTCTGATTGCGTGAGTCTAATATTTGGGTCACCCGGCTCCACGTTGGCCAGGACATCGTCATCAAACAGCTGATCATTCATATTGGCCGACAAGGGGCCGCGCATCATTTCAGGCGTGTCCGCCTCGAAGCCAATATCACCAAACCCATCATCTTGCAGAGATAGCGATAGACTACCATAATCCTCGCGCATGGTTATCTCGTCTGCTCGGGATTGGTTTACAGAGAACTGCGCCTCGATATCAATGTCGTTTAACTCGGGCAGCGCAGTGTCAAAATCATGGAACACTTCGGGTAACGTGATGGCATTCACATTAGCCTCTCTGTGCCCTTCTGGTAGATCGACCATGCCGGGCCGAAAGGCCATTTTGATTTTAACAAATGCCTCATTGCAATCCGCTAATAGATATTTGGCTTTTCGCGAATATATTCGCACAACACCAAGGAGCAAATGTCCCGATGTGCGAAGCGCCAATTTCACTTTAGGCTGTAAAATGCCCTCGACAGATTTTTCTATGTTGGTTTCAAACACATgagcttttgttattttcttgtCCCAATGTGCGGCTAACCAAATTCTGGCTAGTGGCCCTTTTTTGGCCAGTATTATGTGTTCGtagaacatttttgttttttgttaacacaattcttatttttctttaatacacaaacaaaacagagaTGCACAAACTATTAAACAACATGGCGACATCGATGTTTGCATCATTTTTCGATAACATACTATCGATAAGAACgagttcaattaaataatacttcaCTCTATTAATGACATAATTTGactaaaacaataattttaaataaataaattgaattttaaatatgaatttacgATAAATTTACACTTGGAAATGGTAtgattaataaattcatatgaCTAACCGGTGCGTTGCTGTCAGCATTTTAATCGGTATTTTTTAGTGTCACCCATTGGTCACACTGTTTTCATTATAATATGTTATGCTAAAGTAATTCAATAATCCCCAAACGaaagtgtttattttaatatacgaACATATTACAATGGCCCTTAACGGGTTTCTTGACTTCTTTCAGAAGGGAAaggtatgtgtatgtatttgaAAAGCTAACAGTGGAAAGCCGGAAAGATTGTTTTTGTATCGACAAACATTGTTTTCGTTCTTATCACTGAGTATCAACGATTAAagtagatatatttttaaaatgcaattccaTGCAGACATTCAGACCAAAGAAGGGTTTCACCGCTGGAACAATTCGGTATTCACTGCATAAGCAAGCCCAGGCCAGTTTGCAATCTGGCATAAATCTCCGCCTAGCAGTGCGATTACCAGAAGGCGAGAATATGAACGATTGGTTAGCGGTGCACGGtttgtatatatttgcatatgtatatgtatagatatattccttattattgtatattatttttattcttatgtATAGTCGTGGACTTTTTTAACCGCATCAATCTGATTTATGGCACTGTATCCGAGTACTGCAATGAAACGACGTGTCCAACGATGAGTGGTGGTTCTCGGTATGAATATCTTTGGGCAGATGGAGATTTGTAAGGTCTTGACAGTGTTGATTTTgctgtatttattaaattcaattcaatttaaggtACAAAAAACCTACTGCACTGCCtgcccaaaaatatattgaactTTTAATGGATTGGATTGAGACGCAAATCAACAATGAATCTGTATTTCCTGTATCCACTGGTAAGGCAAATGTCAACACAAGACTATTATACCTAAACTATTCAGGGAATTACTCCCATTTATTATGGAATTTCTAAGTACTGTAGACTATTAAGCTTCTAAAAGGATATGGCCCTTTATAATATCGAATTCTTTGTAGACCTCTTACCTTTTGATAGATGGCTTTAAAAGGTGCCGTTTCGTGAAAATGTTTGTAAACCCCAAAAGTAGGCATCCCAGACCTTATATAATCATTATTAGCATAAAAAATTGCCAAGTTGAGTTACCCATGAAATTGCGAGAGACTAAGAACAGTACACATCACATTTGCTATACAAGATTCATaacgattttgaattttacgACTTGTTTGTTCAAACTTTaagataattaaaaatgtataaaatcaTATAAGTGAATTGAACTTTCAGACTATACGTATTTTTATGTAtctaaaataatgcaatttcGTTCCATGTTGACTATTCTTCAACTTGTACTTCAGATGTGCCATTCCCGAAAACATTTCTGTCGCTTAGTCGCAAGATTCTGACACGTTTGTTTCGTGTTTTTGTACATGTCTACATCCACCATTTTGATAGAATTGTCACTATTGGCGCGGtaagtaaaaagaaaacaaaacaaaaagtacataaaattgaaaaaaaagattaatttCATTACAGGAAGCACACGTAAATGCTTGCTATaagcatttttattactttgtgCAAGAATTTGAACTGATATCCGGAAAGGAATTGGAACCTTTGCACGAAATGACATCCAGAATCTGTAAAGATTAATATGTTTTGAGGACATTTTAATATCTCGAAATCTCCAAAGTCATAATTGTAGGatgcttttaataaataataaatagcatatgtatatgtatatgaatgtatgttaGTTCTAAGACTGTGATGTCCAAACGTACACCATTAAACAGAAACACTAATCagttttaaaaagtttatgtGTTCATAGATTCATTTTAgatttgtaaattatatatgtatgaatatgttTTGGTAgaagaatttcaaaaatgtacGATTCCTAACGTGTTCTAATTAGAGGCATttggtttattgtttttttgtttgacagGCAAAATAGTTACATTGTAGAACCGGAAATgcatgtatatattatttcgaAAGAATTCCGGTCGCTTTGAACGATTGATTTATCAGattgtttagttttgtttggGTGCCCGCTTCTTCAGAAAATTTTAGATTGAGagtatatgggtaattctctgacggATGTCAGACCGTGCGTCCATCTTTTCAGTGAACAAAAAACACATaacctgaaacaattttaaaaataagaaaaggggACTCTTATAACTCTAGATTAGTATTTTAAtcagagctaagaatggttttggaattttctttctgttttgttttctgttctgataattggaaaaattaacaaattcgtaagcaaaaccaaaaaattaacgaatttatatattttatcgtaaaacagaacaagtttctaaaatcaatcttagctctaaaaatagtgctaatccaaagttttaagaataaccttcctttatttttaaaatggttttagtttgtttttttaactGTAAAGGTGGacgcacgcgacatttaccagagaattacccatatgtatGTGTTCTTTGAGATAATTAAACATGCAACCTCATCCTCACAAGTTTATCCAGTGTATTTGCTCTTTTTGAGAAAAGAGGCCTTTAacgttattaattaaattaattaggTATCTCCTTAATGGACTGATAGTACTGAACTTATTTAGAAACAGTTTGTACACGTTTAATCCGGATATGAAAAACTTGCTGCtagataataaatattttcggtAATTTCAGTTAGTTTTTAGCCATTTATTCAAAAGGAATccgaacaacaaaagcaattgaaaacaaCACAGATGAGACTCCACCCACCTAGGCGATTACACACAAAATTATTAGGTGTTTTATACACGCTTAATGTGTGTATACAGCACAAACCTGGCTATAACCAATAACAGTAAAGTAGGGTTGAGCCAACAACCTACAACcacttaacaacaacaacacaacatgtAAAGaccaatgaaaataaattgaaatcgtCGTAGGCTGGGCAATAAGAACACCTCCACTCTGTACTATCCGGGGGTTGTTTCGAACGTGTTGAGAGCAGTCGAGTCCCAAGAAGCGTAAGCATTACGAGCGAAATGAGAATAATGGATGAAATAATCtttgtaattgaattacaaATAAGTAAAACATTACATGTTCGTTTAAAGCACAGGtaccaaatgtatatatttatactaaattACGCGatggtattttaaaaataattctaatagggatatataatattaagagaataaaagtatatacaagtatctgcaaaatacttttgttgatttaagaATGCATTTCGACTCTCACCGTGATGAATCTTTGTGAGGGATTTACGAATATTAGTGAATGGCATGCGCAGCAGttgaagagagaaagagagcaactgggagggagaaagagagagtcaAGACGGAGTTTTGTTAGCTTTGTTGTCCAAAAAGGACCTGTAATGCTATTGGCCTTCGCTGCGAAGTAGTCGAGCGTTTAATTTCATAAGAGCAACTATGCATCGGAGTAAAAGTGCTGTGAATCAaccatataataataattattccATATAAATGAACTTATGTGAACGTGCGTGTAACGTCTTCATTAAAAAAGATGGAGCAATTAGCGCAGtttgtaaataaatcatttgaattcaatttaactAACAATCGGGTTAACAATTTATTCAACTCAATGACCAGTGCTCGCATCCAAAAACTAACCGAAGCGACTAATTCGATATTAGTCAACTCCCAAAGATTAACTCACAGTGGTTCCGTTGAAGTCTCTCCCAACGATGAAGAATCTATGGATATTGATATTACTGATATATCTGTCGCCGAGGACAGCAGTTATGAAGATGAGGCTATTGCGTCCAAGCCGCTGTCCTTAGTCAAAATTCGAACAATCGATCCGAAACCAATTGTTTCCGTCGCTAATAGTGAAGTTATTCGAAAGTCTGATGCCTCTAAGCCCAAAAACTGGCTAATATCTGATCTTCTAATATCGGATGCGGATTCAGAAGGTAATGTTAAATCAATGCGTGGACATCAAGTTCACACGccgatatatataaatttttttttttgcaaattttctcGATTTTCAATGGGTTGGTagattatttcattatataattaatttaaattaaaaaaaaaagaaagccaaGGTAAAAATGcaacgaataaaaaaaaagaacttatATGGCTTTAGATTGAACAATATACATTGTGTGcgtatagaaaaatataatatatgactattttatgggtatattctaaaatacTAGTTATAGATTCAAATTAAGGATGaataagaaagctgcagtcgagtgtgttcgactgtaaTATACACGCTAcctatattaaataaaagcaaaacagtgcggtattcttaaattatacctatttaatatactaaaatattacgAATGATAtgatatttagtatatcgatagagtactacattcaaaatataccatacagaacaaaatgtaccagattgtcagtcagaGCCTTTAAGACCCGACTGCAGTATTCGTTTTCTGCCATATAACATTATTTCCAAATAAAATCTTTTCTTAATTAACTTCTACTGtatttatctgatcacaaccaaaCCAGGCAGGTATCATAACAACtgtagtttttaaatatttgcaccaAACATCGTAAAACTAGCTACGAAATTACGATggctatttaatttttttgaattatggGGGCGGAATTGATCTTCGAGCAAACATTACAATATAGCTGTATCCCTTAATGTCTCTGTGATCCAATGTTATGGACTAACAGagggacatggctatatcggcTGTTggcgaaaatcaagaatatatttactttatgggggtcggagatgactccttTTGCTGGAGCCATAGAATCATAATCCTCCTTCtatatgggtagcgggtatacacaattttgaaataaagaatttcCCATGGAAAACCGTATACATCTCTAGCGACTACTTTACAAACATAtgattttggaatattttttccttttgtatattttaaaattaatgttatgtCATtgttctaaataaaataattatgtcTTAGATTTAGGTGATTCAGTTAAAGctggaaatgaaataaaattaaatgaaagaagTTAATACtgaacaaaaataatagtGAATTCTTCAATATGTCAGCactataataattgtaattaatgttgtaataatgtttaaaaagtaagaaagttacagtcgagtatgctcgactgtgagatacccgctacctatttttaataaaggcaaaatattgcggtattattttcaaaatatacctaaaatactaaaaatataccaaatggtttgtttgttatatcaatatagtacaccattcaaaatataccatagacgtcacaatataccagattgtcagccaaagtaaactaagacccctagtaagtaggagtttttgcccacacaaaagtatttctttaataacttccacaatttttatctgatcgcaactaaattttcaggaatcataactactatagtaattattatatataccaaaattaaaattacgtttgttattcgatttttttgatttgcgggggcggaagtgggcgtctgtccgtccgtccgtatgaaacactggatctcagagactataaaagatagagctataattttcgacagcatttgttatgtttgcacgcagatcaagtttatttcaaatttttgccactccgaatcgaataataatatataataatataatggtaattacaataattactatagtagttatgattcctgaaaatttggttacaatcagataaaaatggtggaagttattaaaaatgggtagggggtatctcacagtcgagcacactcgactgtaactttcttacttgttttgttcaaatttggtctgtttttattaaagtttcatACATTTGTTCACAATTAACCAAAAGTTATTATGCATATGcctttaataaatgcataacattgatattttcaaaattaaaagttggtattaaattaaaaaagttgcttCATATAATTAATGAACAGGTTAAAGTTTATAGaaacttaaaaatgttaaaaagtaagaatattatatgtttctattcatattaaattcgAAATGCATTTGGCGGCTTTTAAAGCTTAAGCCAGTTTGCTTCAACATGCTTTCTCATTTTGGTGGCTCCTTATCAAAAGGTTTTTAGCGTGTTAAAAAGGGGATGTGAGCAAATTTGTAACCGTGTAAGACCGAGTTCGTGCTAAAAGTGTCCGAGTTAAGCGAGGGCCAGGTGTATATTAAATGGATAGCCATCTTTGTCATTATATAGTTAGCTATCTTATAGATATCAcggcttgtttttgtttaaatattagGGATCTTAAATATAAGTagtattaaataacaatattaaatcatttcgtttgttaattttagatgaaagtaaaaaacaaacatcaaCTGTGAGCGATCAAAAACCATGCACTGAACACACATGTAAGAACAATAATGATAGCAATCTTGAGTTGGGTCCTGCATGTCCCGatgtaaattgcaaaacaaatagCAAGTGTGTTAAGGATATTCCATATTATGATGCCGAAAGTAAGtaaaaagaagtaagaaagctacagtcgagtgtactcgactgtgagatacccgctacccatttgaaTAACAGCAAAATAGTGATGTATGCATTTtgaaaaaaccaaattaataatgcaaaaatactacaaatacacATTAGgctattttaggtatatttatactgtactacattcaaaatatgccagattctcaaacataacaaatgctgtcgattATTATactcgaaaattatagctcaatctcttatagtctctgagatctaggtgttcatacggacagacggccCGCgcctagatcgtctcggctgttgatcaagaatatattggagatgcctccttacGCGTGCTACATAAATTTCCTGCCGacaaaaagtattattatagtacccttctaccctatgggtagctggtataataaatgtgttttttaaataatattagagCGCGAGActtaacaatttataattaattaacttataattaattaataattaaataataacaagtaaattaaaatattgccatTTTAGTGTGTTCGGCTCTGAAGTCTCAGATATATTAACATGATATTGAATTTGGGTACATCACATTAAAATCACTTAAAGCAAGCAAGAGAGGTGCAGTTAACGATGAACTGTAATACAGCATTCTTTTAaaccatttaaaatttacatagctcgaatttttttcttgtgtaaGTACACATAACTCAAGGACAGCGGTATAGTAATATGTAATCATTAATCATTAAATCTACATTAAAATCTTTTCTACAACTTAAAACTTTACAACTGTGTGCATCCAGCAGGCTGAAGCAGTCATCTTCTAGCCCTACTGGATCAGCGTCAGCCCTAGATGATATAGTCATGTACGTCTGTCCGtctgaacacctagatctcagagattataGGAGATAGCTatcatttttttcgacagaTTTGATAGAGATCAATGAATTTTTTGctacgcccacttccgccccccgcaagtaaaatcgaataaaaaataatatatacaataataactatagaaATTCTGATTCCTAATTttgttgcaatcagataaaaattatcgaagttattaaagaaataattttgtatgggcaaaaacttCTTCTATGTttatgctttggctgacaatctggtatatattgcACTCTATAGTACAGCTTAAATGTAGTAccacatcaatataccaaatatacaatttgacatgtttttagtattttatgatattgttttcgtatattttgagaatattaccgcaatattttacttttactcaaaatgggtagcgggtacctcacagtcgagcacactcgaccgtagattttcttatttattgtttttggaaTGTTTTTGCTAGAGAAAATATgagatattttaaataaacggATTTATAgcatttattgtaaatatttaacaatacgatattttttagaattaaaaacgtcagcaacaattacaataaacCTAAACGAATGTTCTGACGATAGCAATTCTCCAGACATTCACTCAACTAAAGGCGGCGCTCCTTCAGAGAAATGTGTTTCCCCGGAACCACAAGCAAGTGTAGGAGACAATTTTGGACGAATGGAAGCCTCAGGGCTTAGCAGTAAACAGAGAAGATCTCGAACAAATTTTACGCTGGAGCAACTAAACGAATTGGAACGGCTTTTCGAGGAGACTCACTATCCAGACGCCTTCATGCGAGAGGAATTGAGTCAGAGACTAGGTCTCAGTGAAGCACGAGTACAGGTAATTAGGCTTGAAAATTTTGTgatgcaataaattttaagtaaaattctGGAGTGGGATTTGAAGTAATGTCCAGCAGTTGAtctaacaa
This window of the Drosophila albomicans strain 15112-1751.03 chromosome 2L, ASM965048v2, whole genome shotgun sequence genome carries:
- the LOC117564085 gene encoding MOB kinase activator-like 3 isoform X1, with product MALNGFLDFFQKGKVCTFRPKKGFTAGTIRYSLHKQAQASLQSGINLRLAVRLPEGENMNDWLAVHVVDFFNRINLIYGTVSEYCNETTCPTMSGGSRYEYLWADGDLYKKPTALPAQKYIELLMDWIETQINNESVFPVSTDVPFPKTFLSLSRKILTRLFRVFVHVYIHHFDRIVTIGAEAHVNACYKHFYYFVQEFELISGKELEPLHEMTSRICKD
- the LOC117564534 gene encoding probable transcriptional regulatory protein Nwi_2729 isoform X2, whose protein sequence is MFRRLSLIGIQNVKIQFNQCDIRGMAGHSKWANIKHIKAQKDGQRAALFTKISRQIRLAVQEGKSADPAVNSLLRSEIDHALKKNMPIGTIQNTIKKCQGNKAQLRKHRLDIRFKRNVYLICSIYTDNIAQVKMDSTAMIKKSGTNYFQRCSR
- the LOC117564085 gene encoding MOB kinase activator-like 3 isoform X2, which codes for MALNGFLDFFQKGKTFRPKKGFTAGTIRYSLHKQAQASLQSGINLRLAVRLPEGENMNDWLAVHVVDFFNRINLIYGTVSEYCNETTCPTMSGGSRYEYLWADGDLYKKPTALPAQKYIELLMDWIETQINNESVFPVSTDVPFPKTFLSLSRKILTRLFRVFVHVYIHHFDRIVTIGAEAHVNACYKHFYYFVQEFELISGKELEPLHEMTSRICKD
- the LOC117564533 gene encoding double-strand-break repair protein rad21 homolog, whose product is MFYEHIILAKKGPLARIWLAAHWDKKITKAHVFETNIEKSVEGILQPKVKLALRTSGHLLLGVVRIYSRKAKYLLADCNEAFVKIKMAFRPGMVDLPEGHREANVNAITLPEVFHDFDTALPELNDIDIEAQFSVNQSRADEITMREDYGSLSLSLQDDGFGDIGFEADTPEMMRGPLSANMNDQLFDDDVLANVEPGDPNIRLTQSELPSDRLDGDGFGDSFGQPALFEDDLFGEPPQTTTSINKDVDEVNNPPDYSDDDDGIDNFNNAPSPASSLANSVVDDKEDNFNQAKDHSFNEDVNACGADTTLNDLTLVQNDDEGFALAPIDATTYRGTTKAKRKRKLIIDEIKNISGEEMKAQLADTSDILTTLDLAPPTKRLMYWKETGGVEKLFALPSRTIPARVLLNNYNRQLLSHSTPLEDFSNIAPMDVLALELYAHEGESSLIIVNKKGRKRKNDASANPIAELAADTTLTQSLAAPELIREQEKSLALSTVSLDIGAKEQDSIAPQNDATIFDDMRSPALLTLNELENFSNLNELPLTPRDGHHDMGDDFHHGDMTPAGLDHGQLTPHHGGIGDIDCIPNLPPDQVSSILNETEERPISDVNNFNKTCEISTDWNDYDFPPSVGLQNAPADEQMENETDEQFEERVLNKRAAQLFLDVRVHFNNNDHLSLSQLTVRNSRKQAAQKFYSLLVLKKFKALHITQSVPYADITVTRGPLFDNPKL
- the LOC117564534 gene encoding probable transcriptional regulatory protein TTE1135 isoform X1; its protein translation is MFRRLSLIGIQNVKIQFNQCDIRGMAGHSKWANIKHIKAQKDGQRAALFTKISRQIRLAVQEGKSADPAVNSLLRSEIDHALKKNMPIGTIQNTIKKCQGNKAQLRKHRLDIRFKRNVYLICSIYTDNIAQVKMDSTAMIKKSGGVLVDVGHMFEDFGLIETRYDSSTAENLEEKATEDAIQFGAEEVEVVDAKSGLVNFICTPAHLTGLSKTLSQNGYSIENSEHMFTPNNLIQLAVDDQKAYDVFLQKLRDVPGMEDIYDNVE